The Thermomicrobiales bacterium genome segment TCGACTGATGGTGCTGCAGTCGCACTACCGAGCGCCACTTACCTTCTCGGAAGAGTCGCTCGATGCAGCCGCCAAAGGACTCGATCGGCTGATCACGGCCGCGCGTCCCGCAGCGAATGCGCCGGAGTCCGGCCCAGACCAGGGCCTCGATCGAGCCATTCAGCAGGCGTCGGATCAGTTCCACGCCGCCATGAGCGACGATTTCAATAGCCCAGCCGCGGTGGCGGCATTGTTCGATCTGGCTCGGAGCATCAACCGTGCGCGGGATGCGGGCGCCGGGGTCGAAGAGATCGATCGGGGACGCCTGGCGTTGATCGATCTGGCCGGCGTGCTCGGGCTCGATCTCGAATCCAGCGATCGGTCAGCCGGAGATGCGGGTCCATTCATCGACTTGCTGGTGCAGGTGCGCGACCGGCTGCGGGCAGAAAAACAGTGGGCGCTTTCCGATTTGATCCGCGATCGCCTGGCCGAGAAAGGAATCACCATTGCGGACGGACCGCAGGGGACGACCTGGCAGAAGAGCTGAGGCAGGACGAGACCGGCGCCAGCACCAACGCAGCGGCGACGAATGGCTGTATGGCCGAAATGCGGTCAACGAGGCGCTGAAGGCCGGTCGACGCCGGTTTCATCATCTTCTGCTGCTTTCCACCGCAGGAAACGATCCGCGCCTGGACGCGATTCAGGAGCGCGCACGACAGAGGGGTGTAACGTTCGAACGAGTCGATCGGGAGACCATCGACCGTGCGGTCCCGGATGTGAACCACCAGGGTGTCGTCGCGTTCGCATCGCCCTACCCATACGCGAACTCCGGTCTGCTGGACGACGCCAGTATGTCCATGCTGGCATTGGACCATCTGGTCGATCCCCAGAATGTCGGGACATTGCTTCGCGCGGCGGAGGCGTTTGGCGTGCGGACCGTTCTGTTGCCCAGAGAACGGAGCGCAGGCGTCACACCGGCGGTGGTGAACTCCTCAGCGGGAGCCGTCGAGCATCTCGACATCGTGCAAGTCGTCAACCTCGGACAGACCGTCGATCGGCTCAAAGAGCATGGCCATTGGATCGTCGGCATCGAGCACCACGAGCGCGCGAACGTGCTGGGCACTGTGCCGATACCGACGCCTTGCGTCCTGATCGTTGGTTCTGAGGGCCAGGGGATGGGCCCCAATCTCGCCAAGCGATGCGATCTTCTCCTGAAGATAGAGATGCAGGGCGAGGTGAACTCCCTCAACGCCGCGATTGCAGGTTCGATCGCGCTCTTCGAACTCTCTCGCTCGGAAACGAACGACTGATCCGTTCCCACACTCGATTGTCGCTTGCAGGAGCTCTCCCGTATCGGGAGACGATTACTGTGCATGGCATCGAGTCGGCCCGATTGGGTTGCACCGCCGAGTGGTTTTGTGATTTCTTTACCGCCAGCATCACCTTGAGTTTCGACCGGCCACCGTTGCCGGCAACAGCATTTGGATCGATTCTTGGCGGACGCATTCACCCAGGAAATCATTCGAAGCAAGCTCCTGGCCGTCACCGGCGAAATGGGGACGATCCTCGCTCGCACCAGCATGAGCCCGATCGTTTACGAGGTCCTCGATTTTGCATGCGGCATCACCGATGCGAATGGCGCGGTGGTCGCTCAGGACAACGGCCTATGCCTCTTTACAGGAACATTTCAGCCGCAGGTAGCTTCGATTCTCGAGAAGTATCCTCTGTCCTCGATGCGGCCAGGCGATGTCTACATGACGAACTCTCCCTATGGCGGAGGCACGCATAACCCCGATATTGCGCTCATCATGCCGATCTTCGTCGATTCGACCGTGATTGGTTTTGGAATCTCGGTGACCCACTGGACGGAGATTGGGGGCAAGGTGCTCGGTTCGATTGCGCCCGATTCGACCGAAATCTACCAGGAGGGTCTCCAGTTTCCTCGCCTAAGGCTCTTCACCGCTGGAGAAATCAATCAGGCAATCATCGACATCATCGAGGCGAATGTGCGCTTGCCGCTCATGTCGATTGGAGACCTGAACGCTGGCGTCGCTGCCGTGCGAGTCGCCGATGCTCGAGTGCGCGAAATTGCAAACCGCTATGGAGTCGAGGAGTTGCTGGCAGCATTCGATGGAATCATGTCGCATGGTGAAGCCATGGCACGGCAAGCGCTGCGGAACGTGCCGAATGGAACCTACACCGCTACGGACTTCATCGACGGAGACGGAATAACCGAAGACCGAATTCCGATCCAGGTGAAGGTGACCGTCGATGGTGACCGGTTTGTTGCCGACTTCACCGGGACCGCCAAGCAGACTGCAGGAGCGATCAACTGCGCGCGCGGCGCCTTGCTTTCAGCATGCAAGACGGTTTTCAAGGCGATCATCGGCCCTCAACTCGACTCGAACGAGGGCCTCTTCCGTCCGTTCGAGTTGATCTGTCCTGAAGGAACCATTTTCACGGCAACCCGTCCGGCGCCAACAGGTTGGTACTACGAAGCCTCCGCAAGTGCCACCGAACTCATCTGGAAGGCGCTCGCTCCGGTGCTGCCTCAGTCGTTGTCCGCCGGATCTTACCTCTCGCTTTGCGCGTACTACATTGGTGGCCAACACGACGACGGTCGCTATTGGCTTCTCACGACACCACAAGACGGAGGCTGGGGCGCCTGCGCGGACCGGGACGGCGAAAGCTCATTGATCGCGACCACGGACGGTGACACTTACAACTACCCGGCTGAGGTCATCGAAACCGCGTTCCCGCTTACGAT includes the following:
- the rlmB gene encoding 23S rRNA (guanosine(2251)-2'-O)-methyltransferase RlmB — protein: MRTDRRGRPGRRAEAGRDRRQHQRSGDEWLYGRNAVNEALKAGRRRFHHLLLLSTAGNDPRLDAIQERARQRGVTFERVDRETIDRAVPDVNHQGVVAFASPYPYANSGLLDDASMSMLALDHLVDPQNVGTLLRAAEAFGVRTVLLPRERSAGVTPAVVNSSAGAVEHLDIVQVVNLGQTVDRLKEHGHWIVGIEHHERANVLGTVPIPTPCVLIVGSEGQGMGPNLAKRCDLLLKIEMQGEVNSLNAAIAGSIALFELSRSETND
- a CDS encoding hydantoinase B/oxoprolinase family protein, yielding MADAFTQEIIRSKLLAVTGEMGTILARTSMSPIVYEVLDFACGITDANGAVVAQDNGLCLFTGTFQPQVASILEKYPLSSMRPGDVYMTNSPYGGGTHNPDIALIMPIFVDSTVIGFGISVTHWTEIGGKVLGSIAPDSTEIYQEGLQFPRLRLFTAGEINQAIIDIIEANVRLPLMSIGDLNAGVAAVRVADARVREIANRYGVEELLAAFDGIMSHGEAMARQALRNVPNGTYTATDFIDGDGITEDRIPIQVKVTVDGDRFVADFTGTAKQTAGAINCARGALLSACKTVFKAIIGPQLDSNEGLFRPFELICPEGTIFTATRPAPTGWYYEASASATELIWKALAPVLPQSLSAGSYLSLCAYYIGGQHDDGRYWLLTTPQDGGWGACADRDGESSLIATTDGDTYNYPAEVIETAFPLTMLTNSFNTWDPAGHGKYRGGFGTVREYRVDAPMGGKLMASMGRSRTPPWGVEGGFDGSLNYYEVVRTDGTRERGGRTSHVPLGKGDIVRIVTGNGGGWGPVTERDPVAVARDLADDLISRDELVRVYGEASGAK
- a CDS encoding DALR domain-containing protein: RLMVLQSHYRAPLTFSEESLDAAAKGLDRLITAARPAANAPESGPDQGLDRAIQQASDQFHAAMSDDFNSPAAVAALFDLARSINRARDAGAGVEEIDRGRLALIDLAGVLGLDLESSDRSAGDAGPFIDLLVQVRDRLRAEKQWALSDLIRDRLAEKGITIADGPQGTTWQKS